The genomic stretch CGGTGATTTCTTGCATGAAGTTCCTCCAAGTTGTTAGGTAGTTCTATAGTCTTAGGAGTATTGTATACCCAAGGGGAGAAAAAGCAAACCAATATTTGGTGTAATTATAGTAAATTAACGTCTTTGTAAAATGGGAGGACTAGAAAGTGCGGAATGACTTTATATACGACGTCATCATTATTGGCGGCGGAACGACAGGATTGTATGCATCTTTTTATACAAACTTGCGCAAGATGACGACTTTACTGATTGAAGCGACAGCAGAATTTGGCGGAAAAGTAGCCCAGTTTTATCCAGAGAAGCATATTTATGATGTTGGCGCTTATCCTGCTGCTACAGGGGAGGAGATGGTTGCCCAGCTGCTGGAACAAAGCAGAAAAGCAAAACCGGAAATCGTAACAGGTGAATTTGTTGAACATATCAAAAAGCGAAGTGACGGTATATTTGAATTAATGACAACGCAAGGTACACTGTACATGACGAGGACAGTAATCCTTACTTGCGGGATGGGAACATACCAAATGAAGCCCCTTCCGCTTGAAGAAGCTTCCCTATATGAAGGGAAAAATCTTCATTATTACTTGAAGTCATCTGAAAACTTCCGGAATCAGCGTGTTGTCGTATATGCAGCAAACCGTACAGGAATTGACTGGGCGATGGCATTGGAGAAGACAGCAAAAGAAGTCACACTGCTGAATCAGCGTGATTATTTTCTCTATACGCCTCCGCAAGTAATGGAAGCATTAGCGGAAACATCGATTAAGGTCAAATACAACCATAATGTAACGAAGCTGTTGGGGAATAAGCAAGGGTTGCACACACTGCTAGTAGAAAAAGATGGAATAGAAACGATGCTGCAAGTGGATGCGCTGCTATATTATGAAAATGTAAATCTTACACAAACACCCTTTGATAATTGGGGGATTGAGACGGACAAGCACAAAGTTATCGTTGATTATGAGATGGCGACAAGCATACCTGGCATATATGCGGCGGGAGACGCTGTGCATTATCCGAAAAAAAATATGCTTATTGCTACAGGATTTGCTGAAACGATCACAGCAGTTAATAGTGCAAAACAATACTTAGATCCTTCTGCAAGTGCACAAGTATATAGTACAATTGAATACCAAAAAAATAGAGGCAGGTAAGCGATACTGCTTAATATATGGGAGATTTAAAAGCAGGAGGCACTTAAGATATAGTGGTGCCTCCTGCTTTTATGTATCAAGTTCTTTCAGCAATGCTCTGGATATGCTTTTAATTCTGCAGTATTTCCCGCTCAAGCATGGTTGCAACACCATTTTCTTCGTTAGTTTCTGTCGTGTAGTCACACGCTTCTTTCACTTCGTCTGTTGCATTGCCCATTGCAACCTTGGTACCTGCGACCTCCAGCATCGGCAAGTCATTCATACTGTCTCCAACAGCAATAATATCTTCTGTTTTGATGTCTAATTTTTTCGCGAGTTTCTTCAGCGCATACCCTTTTGAGGCTTGGCCAGCCACAATCTCCAGATTAAAGTCAGCGGAAGAGTAGAGATTTAAATCATTCTTGCCTAATGTATCTGCTGCTACACGTCTCCTTTCTTCATCAAAACTGACAATTGTTATTTTGTAGATGTTTTTTTCTTCTTGGAAGACCTGCATATAGTCATCGATTTCCTTTATATTCGCTTGACCTAGCTGTCGCTCTTTTGCATTTCTCATTTCTTCTTGGTCTGCTTGTTGGACGATATCCATTTCATCTTCGAGCAGCTGCTTCGCATTGGAAGTAATGAATATTTCCTTATCTGTAACTATTTCAAAATAGTAATTCTCTTCGGCTAACCAACGAGTAATTTCTTTTGCATAAATCGACTTAAGCGGCAGGGGAAGAGTTAGGCTTCCGTCTGGATCATATGTCGTTGCACCATTTGCACCGATAATCCAAACAGACAAGTCTTGATTCTGGAAAAGGCGCTGCACATCAAATTGTGCTCTCCCTGTTGCAATGACAATTTGTGCACCTTTTTCTTGGGCCTTCTTGACAGCATCTGCATGAATCGTTGATATTGTATAGTTGTTATTAAGAAACGTTCCATCTAGGTCTATTGCTACTATTTTTTGCATAAGTGTATGCTCCTTTTTTCCTTTTTGTTATCAGTTCCCTTAATCTAGCAGGATGTAAACTGACGAAATTAGGGTAGTGAAGTATAATAAGATAGAAAGCCGCCCACAATTTTAACAATACATATATAGAAGGTTTTACCTAATGGAGGGAAAAGAATGGCTGCAAAATTACTATCTGTAATTGTGCCTTCGTACAATGAAGCTGACAATGTGGAGCTTTTTTATGAAGAACTTACAAAAGAATTACAATATTCTTCTTATAACTGTGAGGTAATTTATGTAGATGATGGAAGCTCGGATACGACACTGCTGGAGCTGAAAGAGTTGGCGGATCAGCATTATAACGTGCATTACCTGTCATTTACGAGAAATTTCGGAAAAGAAGCAGCTATATTGGCGGGATTTCAGCATGCGAAAGGTGATTGTGCAGTTGTTATTGATGCCGATTTACAACATCCCGTTGCCCTGCTGCATGACTTGCTGGAGGGCTTTGAAGAAGGATATGACCAAGTAATTGCAAGGAGAAACAGAAAGGGAGAAAGCATACCGCGCAAATTGCTTTCTACTTTGTATTATCAGGTTATGAACAAGTTCATCGATGTTCGGATACAAAATGGCGTTGGTGATTTTCGATTGCTCAGCAGAAGAGCAATTGATGCACTGTTGATTCTAAGTGAAGGCAATCGTTTTTCCAAGGGGCTGTTCTCTTGGATTGGATTTGAACAGAAAACAGTTTATTACGATAACGTAACCCGTCAAAATGGAGAGTCCAAATGGTCAATTGGAAAATTAATCAATTATGGTATTGATGGTGTTGTGTCGTTTAATACAAAGCCGCTTCGTTTGTGCTTATATGCGGGATTTATTGTATTGTTCCTTTCTATCGCTTATATTTTGTACACATTTGTTGAAGTACTCATAAGAGGAGTTATTACACCTGGATACTTTACACTCATTACGGCTATTCTCTTCCTCGGAGGCGTTCAGCTTGTAAGTTTAGGTGTGATTGGAGAATACATCGGCCGTATCTATAATGAAACAAAGCGCAGACCGCACTATTTGATAAAAGATACAAATATTGAGGAAATGAAACATTATGAAAAAAATATGGAAGCTTGAATTCCCCCGATTTGTCATTGTTGGGGTACTTAATACAATTTGTTATTACCTCGTTTATCTGCTGTTTTATCAAGCAGCAGATGTTTTTTATCTTCTGTCTCATTGGATTGGCGTCATTTTAAGTATGATTTTCTCATTCTTTTTAAATAGTTATTTCACGTATGGGGTACGACCGACTTGGCGTAAGTTTTTCCAGTTTCCTTTAACACAGGCAGTCAATATAGCAGTCTCCTCTGTTCTTGTGTCTTTATTTATTGAGGTTTTAGGCTGGAGCGGGACAGTGGCTCCAATTGCAGCTGTCTTTATTACGGTGCCCATCACGTTTATTATCACAAGTAAAATTATGAAGAATGGACGTGAGGATGTGACACATGAAGCGTAGAGGCAAAGTTGTGCTGCTTATCTTAGCAGCGCTGATTTTTTCAATCGCTGTACATATGCACTTTATCAGTGAATACTTCGACGGTCGTTTTATGCTCGGACCTAACGATGGAATGGCGCAAATGCTGCCATTCAAGCAGCATTTATATGAGCAATACACACAGGGGAATTTCTTTTATTCCTTTTCATTCGGACTTGGCGGCGGTATTTATAGTCAGCTCGCGTATTATTTCTCGACGAGTATCGTGTACCTGCTTACCTTGCTGTCGATTAAAGGACTGGAGTTAGCCGGTGTCATTGGCAGCCCGGATGTTATTACTTGGGCAAGAGCAATTTTGCCAGTAAGCATTATCCGGCTTGCGGCAGCATTGCTTCTTGCAGTCGGTGTGTTTCGCTATTTGCGTATTCCATATGTGCCTGCATTCATTGGGGCTTGTTTTTATGCAGGGAGTGCCATTTACTTTCGGCATGTTGTGTATTGGGAGTTTTTCGCCAATGCTTTTCTTTGGCTGCCGCTGCTTGTATTAGGCGCAGAGAAAATCATTCGGGAGCGGAAACCGTATTGGATGATTGCTGCAGTAGCACTGTCTGTTTTTGATAATTTTTATTTCTCTTACATAAGCTTTTTGTTTATCGGAATTTATGTGATTGCCAGATGGTTGATCAAGCTTTCTGACCATGAAGTGCCAATCAGAACACAATTACTTTACTTTGTTCCTGCAGTCATTCTCGGGTTTGGGATTGGTGCTATTTCATTCGTGCCGGCAGTATATGCTTTCTTAAACAACTATCGGCCAGCCTTTGAAGATGTAATTCCTTTCTATGAGAATGAAGACAATATCTTGTTCACTAGCCGAACGCTATTTGTACCTGTTTTGTTTGTTTTACTAGTTTGTACAGTTGGATTTTATAAAAATAAGTTGTTTCGTTTATTTGCTTTATTAAGCATCTTGTTCATTTTCTTCCAAGGCAGTCCTCGGATCGCCAGTATTTTTAATGGCTTTTCTGCACCGCAATACCGTTTTGAGTATTTATCTATGTTTGTCATTGCGGGAACGATTGCCGTCGGGATAACATTATTAACTAAAGTGAAGAAATGGCATTTACTATTTGCGATTGGTCTTGTTATCTTGCTCTATAGCCTCTATCTCCGTCATGACTTGACGTTAGAATGGGGAGATGATTGGGCAAAACAAGTTTGGACTGGTGTGGTACTAGTCCTGCTGGCTTTTCTATTGTATGCATGTAAACGGAAGCCCGTCATATTAGGGCTATGTATGGTGGTAGTCTTTGCAACCTATGTCCCGCTGATTAATGCACATCAAGAGGAGCAGCTTACGAACGCTGGTAATGTAGAGACTTCTACTTTGACGTATTTGAAGAGTGATAAATATGCTAATAAAGAACAGCAGGAATTGATAAGAGAGGTATTGGACTCAGATGATCGTTTCACTAGGCTGGAGTGGAAGACAGATAATCGAAACAATACAAATCTCGTGCAAGGATTTCCTGGCGTGAGCATTTATTCAAGCATCCTGAATAAGGAGCTGCTGTTTTTCTATTATTACGATATGAATATTGATATGAAGCGGGAAAGTGTTAGTCGCATCTCTGGATTTGGCAGCAGAGCCAACTTGTACAGCTTGCTTAATGGAAAATATATCATGTACGATAAACGGGAACCGATAGAAGCACCATATGGTTTTACCCTATATATAGAGAGTGATCGTTATGTTGTCTATCGTAATGAGAATTTACTTCCATTTGCAAAAGTGGCGGACGATGTGTTGACGGAAGAAACGTTAGTAAATTACACGCCGCTTGAAAGAGAACGAGCCATGCTAGATGGAATCATCCTTGCTGATGGGGAATCTACTTCACAAGCTGCGTCACTTCCAGATCTGATGAACAAGGTTTCCATACAGGCAGTGGGTGGCTCTTATCAAAATGGTCAGCTGCAAGTAGAGCAAGAGGAAGGCGGCTTAAACTTGCAGCTTGACGGAGAGTTACCGCAAACAGGCGACTATTATCTTAGTTTTTATTTGAAAAATAATGATCCTGCTGCACCATTATTTGATCTGACTGTGAATGAGTTTCAAACAGATAGAAAATCAAGACAATCTATTTACCGAACAAAAGTGAATGAATTAACAATTCGAGTAAAAGCAGCAGATACAATCCGCATACGTTTGCCAAAAGGCAGTTACAATCTGGAAGACTTACACTTACAGCATGAGGATTATCAGAAGCTTGAGAATTCCGTCACAGAAGCTGAGGATATTCCGTTTTCCATTGGTCATAATCAAGTCACTGTAGATTATACAAACGAGCAGGAAGGCAGTTATATGAAAATACCGGTTCCATATGAAAAAGGATGGCAAGTGTCAGTGAATGGAGAAGAACAAGAACTGCAGAAAGCAGATTATGCATTTCTTGGTGTAAAGCTGCAGACTGGAGATAATCATATTGTGTTTACCTACCGGCCGCCTTATTGGAATTTGGTATTAGCTCTTTGTATCGGAAGTTTGCTTTTCTCAGTAGGCTGGGCAGTCTTTTTGCGAAAACGTCATATGGCGGGTGAAAAAGATGAAAAAGAAGCATAGAAGAAAACCGCACAATTTATTGTCGGCATTTCGTACGGTAGTCGTCGTTGGTCTAGGCTTATTTTTCTTGTTGTTTGTCATATCTATTCTGGTAGAAGAAGACGATGGACAGGAACAACAGACAGGAAGAGCACTTTCAAAGAGTGCTTTACAATATCGGGATGTTATTTATGAAGAATTAGCCAAGTCAGAACAGGAATCACTTGCTCCGCTTGTTCTTTCCGTCATGATGCAAGAGTCGGGGGGCAGAGGAGATGATCCGATGCAAGCTTCCGAAAGCAAATGCGGGGAGATTGGCTGTATTGAGGATGCTAGTGAGTCTATTGCTTATGGCGTCTCCCATTTTGTCGATGTATTAGAAGCAGCAGATGGTAAGACAGACGTTGCAGTGCAAGCTTATAATTTTGGACCTGGGTTCATTGATTTTGTCGAAGCGAATGGCGGTACATTTAACAAGGACTTAGCCATTCGATTCTCCCAAGAACAGTTTGAGCAGGTCGACAATCCAGAAATCTATCGCTGTATACGCCCAGAATCAGAAGAACTTGATGCCTGCTATGGTGATATTCAATACGTGGAAGCTGTATACAGTTATCTGCCAGCTGCCGAAGCGGCTTATGAAGCGAATAAATGAAGTATCTTTCAAAGTATATAAAAATCCAACCAATGCGGGTCTTTTCTGAATAACAGCATTGGTTGGATTTTTTTGTTCGGCAGCTTACTTAACAGCCTGCTTTATATGGAGTTTAGAAGGGAAAGCGTGCATTATGTCCCGGAATTATTAAAGTTAGAGAACACATTAAAGTCACGCCACGCCTCCTCAATTGTGCGGAGGCGTTTTTTGACATCAGCAGCCTTCTCTTTTCCAATTAAAGCGATGAACGCATGAATTAAACTGATTGGCGCAGTTAGCGAATGTGTCAGCGAAGGCGATTTGCTGGAAGCCATGAACGAATAATCAGCTACGGATAGCAAAGGAGAAGATAAGCCGTCAGTAAAGGCGATTGCCTTCGCTCCGCGATCCTTTGCCATTTGAAACAGCCGCAGCGTGTGATTGGAATAGCGGACAAAGCTTAAAGCTATGAGCACATCGTCTTCCCTTATTGTTGAAATTTGGTCAATTGCCCGGTCAGAGGGCTCCACAATCTCTACGTTCTCAAAAATAAACGATAGGTGATAATGCAATAAATCAGCTACACTAACGGCGCTACGATTAGCCAAGATAAAGATTCGTTTAGAATGAATAACTGTGTCAGCTGCAGCATGAAAGGCTGGCATATCAATCCCTTCCATTGTTTCTTGAATGTTCGCCTGATCTCGCAGGAAGATGGCATATAAATCTTGATCTTCAGATTCGGTTTCGTCAGAAGGCTGCTTGAACCGTTCGGTTGCATTTAATTGGTCCTGCATCGCATTTTGAAGCGCCAGCTGCATCTCTGGAAAGCCGCGGAACCCCATAAAGGAAGCAAAACGAACGATTGTGGCATCACTTACTCCAGCTGATTTTGCTAATCCTTCCACATTAAGAAACGGTGACTGATTCGGGTGTTCTATAATAAAATTGGCGATTTTCTTCTGGGACTTCGACATATGCTCCCGCTGACTAGATATTTTATGGTAGATATCCGGCACGATGGAAAGACCCCTTTCACTATCAGAGTTTACGTAAGTATACGTCTTCGATTTCGTGATTGTTTCCTTTTCTTAAAATAAGGTCAGAACGGCCTTTTGTTGGCAAGATGTTTTCATGCAGATTTTTAGCATTAATTGTCTCCCAAATTGTTTCTGCCGTTTGCAATGCTTCTTCCACCGGTACCTCTGCATAATGACGGAAATAGGATTTTGGATCCTGGAATGCCGTTGCTCGGAGCATAAGGAAACGCTCTTTGTACCATTTTTCAATGTTCTCTTCGTCTGCATCGATATAAATGGAGA from Terribacillus sp. DMT04 encodes the following:
- a CDS encoding glycosyltransferase family 2 protein; the encoded protein is MAAKLLSVIVPSYNEADNVELFYEELTKELQYSSYNCEVIYVDDGSSDTTLLELKELADQHYNVHYLSFTRNFGKEAAILAGFQHAKGDCAVVIDADLQHPVALLHDLLEGFEEGYDQVIARRNRKGESIPRKLLSTLYYQVMNKFIDVRIQNGVGDFRLLSRRAIDALLILSEGNRFSKGLFSWIGFEQKTVYYDNVTRQNGESKWSIGKLINYGIDGVVSFNTKPLRLCLYAGFIVLFLSIAYILYTFVEVLIRGVITPGYFTLITAILFLGGVQLVSLGVIGEYIGRIYNETKRRPHYLIKDTNIEEMKHYEKNMEA
- a CDS encoding GtrA family protein; its protein translation is MKKIWKLEFPRFVIVGVLNTICYYLVYLLFYQAADVFYLLSHWIGVILSMIFSFFLNSYFTYGVRPTWRKFFQFPLTQAVNIAVSSVLVSLFIEVLGWSGTVAPIAAVFITVPITFIITSKIMKNGREDVTHEA
- a CDS encoding lysozyme family protein yields the protein MKKKHRRKPHNLLSAFRTVVVVGLGLFFLLFVISILVEEDDGQEQQTGRALSKSALQYRDVIYEELAKSEQESLAPLVLSVMMQESGGRGDDPMQASESKCGEIGCIEDASESIAYGVSHFVDVLEAADGKTDVAVQAYNFGPGFIDFVEANGGTFNKDLAIRFSQEQFEQVDNPEIYRCIRPESEELDACYGDIQYVEAVYSYLPAAEAAYEANK
- a CDS encoding YfhO family protein produces the protein MKRRGKVVLLILAALIFSIAVHMHFISEYFDGRFMLGPNDGMAQMLPFKQHLYEQYTQGNFFYSFSFGLGGGIYSQLAYYFSTSIVYLLTLLSIKGLELAGVIGSPDVITWARAILPVSIIRLAAALLLAVGVFRYLRIPYVPAFIGACFYAGSAIYFRHVVYWEFFANAFLWLPLLVLGAEKIIRERKPYWMIAAVALSVFDNFYFSYISFLFIGIYVIARWLIKLSDHEVPIRTQLLYFVPAVILGFGIGAISFVPAVYAFLNNYRPAFEDVIPFYENEDNILFTSRTLFVPVLFVLLVCTVGFYKNKLFRLFALLSILFIFFQGSPRIASIFNGFSAPQYRFEYLSMFVIAGTIAVGITLLTKVKKWHLLFAIGLVILLYSLYLRHDLTLEWGDDWAKQVWTGVVLVLLAFLLYACKRKPVILGLCMVVVFATYVPLINAHQEEQLTNAGNVETSTLTYLKSDKYANKEQQELIREVLDSDDRFTRLEWKTDNRNNTNLVQGFPGVSIYSSILNKELLFFYYYDMNIDMKRESVSRISGFGSRANLYSLLNGKYIMYDKREPIEAPYGFTLYIESDRYVVYRNENLLPFAKVADDVLTEETLVNYTPLERERAMLDGIILADGESTSQAASLPDLMNKVSIQAVGGSYQNGQLQVEQEEGGLNLQLDGELPQTGDYYLSFYLKNNDPAAPLFDLTVNEFQTDRKSRQSIYRTKVNELTIRVKAADTIRIRLPKGSYNLEDLHLQHEDYQKLENSVTEAEDIPFSIGHNQVTVDYTNEQEGSYMKIPVPYEKGWQVSVNGEEQELQKADYAFLGVKLQTGDNHIVFTYRPPYWNLVLALCIGSLLFSVGWAVFLRKRHMAGEKDEKEA
- a CDS encoding MurR/RpiR family transcriptional regulator; protein product: MPDIYHKISSQREHMSKSQKKIANFIIEHPNQSPFLNVEGLAKSAGVSDATIVRFASFMGFRGFPEMQLALQNAMQDQLNATERFKQPSDETESEDQDLYAIFLRDQANIQETMEGIDMPAFHAAADTVIHSKRIFILANRSAVSVADLLHYHLSFIFENVEIVEPSDRAIDQISTIREDDVLIALSFVRYSNHTLRLFQMAKDRGAKAIAFTDGLSSPLLSVADYSFMASSKSPSLTHSLTAPISLIHAFIALIGKEKAADVKKRLRTIEEAWRDFNVFSNFNNSGT
- a CDS encoding Cof-type HAD-IIB family hydrolase, which translates into the protein MQKIVAIDLDGTFLNNNYTISTIHADAVKKAQEKGAQIVIATGRAQFDVQRLFQNQDLSVWIIGANGATTYDPDGSLTLPLPLKSIYAKEITRWLAEENYYFEIVTDKEIFITSNAKQLLEDEMDIVQQADQEEMRNAKERQLGQANIKEIDDYMQVFQEEKNIYKITIVSFDEERRRVAADTLGKNDLNLYSSADFNLEIVAGQASKGYALKKLAKKLDIKTEDIIAVGDSMNDLPMLEVAGTKVAMGNATDEVKEACDYTTETNEENGVATMLEREILQN
- a CDS encoding NAD(P)/FAD-dependent oxidoreductase — translated: MRNDFIYDVIIIGGGTTGLYASFYTNLRKMTTLLIEATAEFGGKVAQFYPEKHIYDVGAYPAATGEEMVAQLLEQSRKAKPEIVTGEFVEHIKKRSDGIFELMTTQGTLYMTRTVILTCGMGTYQMKPLPLEEASLYEGKNLHYYLKSSENFRNQRVVVYAANRTGIDWAMALEKTAKEVTLLNQRDYFLYTPPQVMEALAETSIKVKYNHNVTKLLGNKQGLHTLLVEKDGIETMLQVDALLYYENVNLTQTPFDNWGIETDKHKVIVDYEMATSIPGIYAAGDAVHYPKKNMLIATGFAETITAVNSAKQYLDPSASAQVYSTIEYQKNRGR